In the genome of Lathyrus oleraceus cultivar Zhongwan6 chromosome 4, CAAS_Psat_ZW6_1.0, whole genome shotgun sequence, the window TTTCTACATGGTATCAGAGCACGATCTGAACCATCCCTAACCTAGCGCCGCCAAACTATGGAGGATCCCAAATCTGATGAATCGTTCAAAGTGGAGACTAGATCATTTCCGACCAGTTCACACGAAGGGCTCACTCACCTCATCATAGGCCATAAATTAAATGGTCAAAACTATACCCAATGGGTAAGGTCAGTCAAGATCTTCCTCGAAGGAAAAGGAAGGGAAGGCTACACAACGGGGGATTCTAAATGTCCGGAAAAAGGAGACAAAAACTTTCAGAAATGGAAACTTGAGAACAGCCAAGTAATGTCATGGCTGCTCAATACCATGACAAACGAAATTGATGAAAATTTCATGTTCTATGACACTGCAAAAGAGATATGGGATGCAGTGAAGGAAACATACTCAAATGTTGACAATACATCTGTCATATTTGAGATTAAAAGCATTCTTCATGACCTTCGACAGGGAGAATCTTTTGTTACTGAGTATTTTAATATACTTAACAAACACTGGCAGCAACTCGACATATATGAAGAGGTTACATGGTGTTGTACAGAAGATCAAAAGAAATATAAGGAGCTGGTGGaaaaagataggatttacaagTTCCTATTGGGGCTAAACAAGGACCTAGATGAAGTTCGTGGAAGGATCCTTGGAACCAAACCACTTCTCAAAATTCGAGAAGCCTTTTCAGAAGTGAGAAGGGAAGAAAGCAGGAAGAAAATCATGTTGGGAACACCTAGCTCAGTTCCGTGCAGCGAGAGCTCTGCAATGGCAGCAAGAGGGAATCAGCCTCGGCCACCACAAAAGAAAACCCGCCCCTGGTGTGAACACTGCAAGAGACCAGGCCACACAAAGGAAACATGTTGGATCATACATGGAAAACCTTCAGAGACCAAATTTTTCAAAGGCAAGGAGGGAAGAGGTAACACAACATTTAACAATCAAGAAGCTGAGATATACTCTAACTCATCTCTTTTTAGCAAAGAACAAATGGAGGCTCTTCAAAAACTCCTTCATCAAACCATGTTAACTGCAGAAAAATGTGCTACTGCTGTAGTGGCTCAAAGAGGTAATTACTTACATGCTCTAAACACTAGTAAGGAAAAAATAAAATCATGGATTGTTGACTCAGGGGCTTCAGATCACATGACTGGAGATTTTACTTTGTTTAGTAGTTATTCTCCATGTCCCTATAACTATAATGTTCGAATAGCTGATGGTACACATTCTAAGGTCATGGGTAAAGGATCAATTATCATTTCACCAAATATTACACTTGACTCTGTTTTGTATGTGCCTAAACTGGATTGTAATTTGCTGTCTATTAGCAAGATTACAAGAGATTTGAAATGTGTTACTAAATTCTTCCCTAACTTGTGTGAATTTCAGACTTTGGAGTCGGGGAAGACGATTGGCAATGCTGAAGAGTGTGCTGGACTCTACCTCCTTCAAGTGGAAAAACCAGAAGAAAAACTCAAGAATAATTGTCATGTTGCAGCTGCAGTTTCAAGTGATAATAATCCTGTAATGATGTGGCACTATAGATTAGGCCACCCAAATTTCATATACTCGGAAAAAATGTTTCCCTCTTTACTCAATAAAAACAAGGAACATTTTCAGTGTGAAATTTGCCAATTGTCTAAACATACTCGAAACCATTACTCACCCCAATCTTATAAACCCTCAAAACCTTTTTCATTAATTCATAGTGATGTATGGGGACCATCACGAGTCCACAACATTACAGGCTCGAGATGGTTTGTCACCTTTATTGATGTATGGGGACCATCACGCACGTGTTACCTGGGTGTTTCTAATGAAGGAAAAATCAGAAGTAGGGAGAATATTTGAAATTTATCATAAGATGGTACAAACACAATTCCAAAACAATATTCAGATACTTAGAACTGACAATGGCCGTGAGTATTACAACCTTGCTCTAAATTCCTATCTTCAAAAGGTTGGAATTGTTCACCAAAGCTCGTGTGTGGACACTCCCCAACAAAATGGAGTTGCGGAAAGGAAGAATAGACACCTTTTGGAAGTGACTAGATCAATCATGTTAGCCACAAATGTCCCACAACACTTTTGGGGAGAAGCTGTCCTTTCAGCAACTCACCTTATAAATCGAACACCCTCCCGTATCCTTAACTTTAAGACCTCACTCTCCACACTTCAAAACCTATTTCCAACCAGCAAAATCTTTTCCTCTATTCCATTAAAAATATTTGGGTGCTCAACTTTTGTCCATAACCTCAACCCTCACCGAAGCAAATTAGACCCAAAATCCATCAAATGCATTTTTCTTGGTTACTCTCCTCACCAAAAGGGATATAGGTGTCACTCTCCCCATACCGAATTTTTTTACCACACTATGGATGTAACCTTCTTTGAAAATCAACCCTATCACACCAAAACTGGTATTCAGGGGGAGCATATAGAAAATTCAGAATACCAACTTTTGCCTCTTGAACTAACCGAATATGACAATCTTACCAAACCAAAGCGGCAACACTCAATCAGCCGAACCTATGCCTAAACCAGCTGAAAAATTACCAGACCAGACCTCAAACATTCAGCCGAGTGAAAGGACAACAGAAGTTGTGACGGAAACAGAACCAATTATAGTTTCAACCACATCTCAACAGGATTGTGATCCAAAAACAGGCAAGTGGAAGGATTTTTGTTATAAAAGGAAGGAGGTAGAGTCAAGCAAAGCTCCAATGCAAGGCCATGAGTCAAACCAGACTCTAGAAAATGAAGTTCCCACAGGTAATATTCTTCCTAACTCTGAACATGTTGATACAATAGATATTGATATTCCTATTGCTATGAGAAAAGGGGTTAGAACTTGCACTAAACACCCTATTGAAAAATATATCTCCTATGGAAAACTATCACAAAGTTACAGGTCCATTGTAGCAGCTGTTGATAAAATAGAAATTCCAAATAATATTCAAGAAGCATTGCAGAAACCTGAATGGACGGCAGCTGTAACAGAAGAAGTTCAAGCACTTGTAAGAAATGGCACATGGGAGATCACTGCTATACCAGATGGGAAGAAAGCAGTAGGATGCAAGTGGATATTTTCAATTAAACACAATGCTGATGGGAGTATAAACAGGTACAAAGCTCGGTTGGTTGCAAAGGGGTTCACACAATCATATGGGGTGGATTATGAGGAGACTTTTGCACCTGTTGCGAAGCTCAATTCTGTCCGGGTTCTACTATCTTTGGCAGCAAATCTAGATTGACCCCTACACCAACTAGACATAAAGAATGCATTTCTAAATGGAGAGTTAGAAGAAGAGGTATATATGCAAATTCCTCCGGGACTTGAATCACGTGGAACCGCCAACATGGTGTGTCTACTTCGCAAATCTCTATATGGCCTCAAACAATCACCAAGGGCATGGTTTGATAGACTAACAAAAGTTGTCAAGCAAGATGGTTTTGTTCAATGTCAAACAGACCATACCATGTTTGTCAAGCACTCTTTGGATGGGAAGATAGCTTTGTTTAttgtctatgttgatgatatcgTAATTACGGGAGACGATGATGAACAAGTCAACCAGTTAAAGAAACTTCTAGCaaaagaatttgaagtcaaagaCTTGGGACAACTCAAGTATTTTCTAGGGATGGAAATTGCACGAACAAAGAATGGTATTTCAGTTTCTCAAAGGAAGTACACTCTGGATCTACTTCAAGAAACAGGTATGCTTGGATGCAAAGCTGCCAATACTCCTATAGAACAAGTAAAAAGGAGTGAAGATGAGAATGTACCAGTTAATAAAGATAGATATCAAAGTCTAGTCGGAAAATTAATCTATCTAACTCACACCAGACCAGACATTGGTTTTGCTGTAAGCATGGCTAGTCGTTATATGTCAAGTCCAACTGAAACTGACATGAGAAATGTGAACAGAATTCTCCAGTACCTGAAAGGTATGCCAGGCCGAGgactttattttcaaaagaaCTCAAACAGAGGCATTGAAGTCTACACCGATTCTGATTGGGCAGGATGTTTATCTGACAGGAAATCAACTACAGGCTACTGCACATTTGTATGGGGTAATATGGTAACTTGGAGAAGCAAGAAACAATCTGTTGTGGCTAGGAGTAGCGCAGAAGCAGAATTCAGAGCTATGTCACAAGGTATTTGTGAAGGAATTTGGCTTAAGCGAATGCTAGATGAGATCAAAATTCCTACCAATCACCCCATGAAGATATTATGTGATAACAAGGCTGCTATTAGCATTGCTAAGAACCCGGTACAACATGATAGAACAAAGCATGTGGAGATAGACCGACACTTCATCAAGGAaaaaattgatcatgaaattaTAAGTGTTAATCATATTCCATCATGCCAGCAAACTGCAGACATTCTAACAAAAGCCCTTCCAAGGAACATATACGAGAATATCAGATCCAATCTGGGTATGATAGACATCTACCACCCAGATTGAGGGGGAGTATGGAATAATCAATACAGAATCAAATGATTCTGTTTGTACAGCTCATTAAGGATTATGATTAATGTAATTAATTAGCTATTATTTCCTGTTCTTTTTTGTAATTAGAATTAGCATTCATGGGAAATTAATTCCCCTGATTCTTAGGTCAGATTTCTCTTTCAAATTCTGCCTTATGCAGTCTATAAATACAGCATATGTAATTCTCATAAAATATAAGGAAATATACAAGATATTTCTACAGTATGCATTAGACATCCTAACTGAAACCGGTATGCTTGACTGTCGTCCGATTGATATTCCTATGGATTCCAACGTCAAGCTTCTTCCGGGTCAGGGGGAGCTGTTGAATGATCCGGGAAGATATCGACGTTTAGTGGATAGACTCAATTATCTTACTGTCACCAGACCGGATATTACTTTTGCAGTGAGCATTGTGAGTCAGTTCCTGAACGCTCCTTGTGATACTCATTGGAATGCAGTTATTCAGATTCTCAGATATATAAAGAATGCACCAGGAAAAAGTCTATTATATGAAGATAAGGGTGATGCTAAAATCACGTGTTATTCAGATGCCGATTGGGCAGGATCACCGTCGGATAGGAGATCCACTTCTGGATATTGTGTTCTTATTGGAGGAAATATGATCTCATGGAGGAGCAAGAAACAAAACATAATTGCACTATCTAGTGCTGAAGCTAAATATCGTGCTATGGCAGGAGCATCGAAGGAGCTTGCATGGCTTAAGAATTTTCTCTCAGAACTTAGATTGAGAGATCTTCAGACCACAAAACTCATATGCGACAATCAAGCGGCACTTCACATTGCATCCAATCCGATTTTCCATGAACATATATGGTCTGAATATGTGCttataagtgggggcaatccTCACCCTACAAGTcggttttgtagggatgagttaaGTCCAACCACATTTCTTATGATACAATATTAGAATTTGTCCTAACTCATAGTTACAAAATCAGCTTTAAAACTGTCTTGTAAGGTGAGGGATGTCATTCTATATAAACTCTTTCAAGGTTCTATCTCCAAGTAATGTGGGACTTGGGATCTTCCGAATACAGAGGGAATGACAGTAGCAGGGTTGTGGCAATAGAGCTAGTTAGGCACTGTAAAATTCCAAAATTTGTCTTAAAGACAACAACTAGATAAAATAAGTATAGTGCTTTTAGCTAATAATCTTGAActagaataaaataaaaattggGAGATTGCTTGCAGTTGTGACTTTGAGACTCAAAGCAGTTAGAGGATACAATAGATGATTGAGGAGTGAATTGGAGTGATCCAATGCAAACAGGCCAAATGTCTGGAGATGCAAATGAAACAAACTAAGAAAATGATAGAACCTTAAGGAAAGAGAAGCATTATAGATCATATGGAAAGTGAGAATAAGTATGTAATAATAAGATGAAAAACAGACCATTGGCATATTACAAGTAAAAAACGTGTTTGGCTATCCATTTTACCAAATAGTTTTGCAGCTATTGCTTGTTTTCTTTCAATCAGTATCTTTGtatgtattttttttttgtgtAGCGCACTATTTTGACAATGTCCATTTGCATGCATAATCACATAAATAATTAAGCATTTGTTCATGATACAGGGATTGACCACCAATAAATCTAGTGCTTCTTTCCTTCCGAGAAACAATTTACCCGCTTGGTTAGCCTATACATCTGAAGGACCTTCAGTATGTTTTCAAGTGCCTAAGGATAGTGATTGTGGAATGAAGGGAATAACTTTATGCGTTGTTTATTCATCAACACTTGAAAGCATGGCTCCTGAATGTCTCACTAGTGTTTTGATCATTAATTACACAAAGTTCACTATTCAGATATGCAAGAGAGACACAGTAATGTCCTTTAACGATGAAGATTGGAAGGGTGTAGTGTCAAATTTAGAAGTTGGTGAAGATGTAGAGATTTATGTAGCTTTTGGGCATGGATTGACAGTTAAGGAGACTACTGTCTATCTAATATATGGTGAGTCAACTGTAATGGAAATTGAGCCATCAATTACTGTGGAAGTTGAGCCAATACCTGAAGTGGAGGTGCAACCATCACCTGATGTGAAAACAGAGCCATCACCGCCATCACCTGGAGTGGAAGCACAACAATCGCCTGATGTGAAAATGGAGTCACCACTTACTGTCAAGAATGAGCCATTACCGAAACCAAATGAAAAAATCTTTATAAGACTTGCAAAGAGAGTGGGCGGATGCTTATGTTTGAACCATAATTGAGATCTCAAAGATTTCCATCAGGAACGCCTTTATCCTTGTTAGAATGAATCACATGCTTTTTACAATTAGTCACATGTAAAATTTGCCGCATTTGTTGCTAATGTGATTGGAATTAACAATCACATTAACTTGTATTTATTGTAAAACATTATAAATTCAGCTTTGTGTAGTCTCATTTGACACACAGAATTCAAATTCAATAATCCTAATATGGGGGTTTCCTTGTATGTGTTTGGTAATAGTTTTCTTGAGGGAGGACAGAACAATTCTTATGTTTTATCTATATAGATGAGATCTTTGTGGTGTTGTTTGTTTCAATTAATGTGTTTCTGGAAACTGGTAAGAGTTTCATTTCCCATTATTGTGGACCTCGTGATTTCTTTACTAGACAAGGCTTGATGCTATGAAACTGTTACAACAGTATTGAAGTGAAAAGGGAAAATGAGGAATTGGTAGGTAAGTTCCTTCATTTGTGACTTAAAATTTATTGTCTTGTTAGAGCCAATAATGGAAAAGGTAGTTGGATTTTACTAGCTTACTGCAGTTATATCTGTGTGAAATGTAGGAAACCTGATGAGTTTTTACATGTAATCAGTAATGTTTCTGGTGTACAGGTCAACAGATTCCAGCCTCGGCGACTTCAAGTGTTTTGTGGAAGAGATGCTAGAGCACCTTTGGAGTCAAGAAAAAGCTCAAAATTGAGGACAGCAAGAACCATGGGTTGTCCATTGGAATTACAAAATGGTACTTAAAATATGAAAAGGCAACAAAATTTATCTGCACATTATGAAACACAGCTTGAAAGTGGAACTTGTTGCACTGGCAATACAGTACTGTATTTTAACCTCAGTTCTTTCTAACTTAAAGCCAACTAGGAACCTTAACTATATAGAGAGCTTCTTTTCTCACCTCCACAAGTACTTCAGATGGGTAAATcttaaaaaaaactttttttttgtCGTCCAAAAGTAGCTCTCAAATAAATAAGCTCAAGAGAAGTAGCCCATGAGTAGCACTGAGGTGATTAAAACATTATGGGGCTTCTCTAAAAAAAAAGCATTAAATCTATGTTTTCTTAGGGAAGAAGATCGATGAACAAGAGGAATCCATCAAATCAACAAGCAAGGACGGGACACTCCTTGTGGTAGACAAGAGTTTTATCTTTTCTGTTAAATTCTGTGATTAAGTGCCTAGGATTGTGATTTAATAATTGATGTCGGGTGTTATTAAAAAACGCAGCCTCTAATTCTCATTATCCCAGTACTAATTAAAGAAGGAAACATCATATATAAGCAGATATAGAAACCAATACTAAGATAACTTAAAATACTTTATTATGAAAGAATAGTGACATGTTAGTTATTCTTAAGAAAAAAAATGTAAACAAGTTAGAAAGTCAGACATGCCATTTCTTTATGTATTTTAAAACACCAGTAGTGTAGTGTCATATTAAATAATTGGAATGATGATTAAAGAAAGATAGACGAATTGTATTTTATCTTATCCCATTATTATAACTCTTTGTTGTGCATTTGTCTTCTTGTATAATCGTTGACTTGATTGAAAATCAATCAAAACAATGTCTTTCTCCTCTGATCGATAAGTTTCGGAGAGGGGAGATACCCATGATGCCTCAGTTTCTCATCTATATGTTCACTTGCAAACGGGGGAATCAACACTTTTCTTGAATGACAAGAAGCTTAGAAAGGGAGAGGAGCTGGGACCAGAACTAAAAAGGGCAACAGAAGGCTCTCACATATCTATTGTTGTTTTATCAGTGAACTATGCAAATTCTAGCTGGTGTCTTGACGAGCTGGTACATATCATGGTACGCCAGAAATCTTATGGCCAGTTTGTTTTACCCGTATTTTACGGTGTTGAACCATCGGTTGTCCGTAAGCAGAGTGGTTTCCTTGTTGAAGCCTTGAAAGCTAGTGCAAGAAGTGTTGAATTTTTTAATCCAAAACGAAAGAAAGAAAATCTCTTGTGCAAATGGAAGACTGCACTCACCGAAGTTGCAAATCTAATCGGGTGGGATTCCCATAGTATCAGGTAATAAACACTTTTTTGAAATTATAATCTCAGTATTTCATGCTCATTCTCTGTCTTTATAACTATTATTATTACTGAAACAGTGAAGGTAAACTAGTCAAGCAAATTGCCGAGGACATTTTGACAAAACTAGATGTCTCGTTGTCTATTACTGAATTTCCGATTGGATTTGATTCGCGTGTGCAAACATTGACCGAGATTATTGACTATCAATCAAGCAAAGTCTGTATGATAGGGATATGGGGAATGGGTGGATCGAGCAAAACAACCACGGCCAAAGCTCTCTACAACTGAATCCATTGTAAATTTGAGGGTAGAATAAGTTTCTTTGAAAGTATAAGAGAGAGTTTGGGAAATGATAATAGAGGAATTATTCATTTACAAGAGCAGCTTCTTTCAGATCTCCTCAAAATAAAGCAGGAGATTCATAGCATTGCGCGGGGGATAACTAAGATCGAGACAAGACTTTGGGGGCAAAAGGCCTTCGTCGTACTCGATGATGTGGCCAAGTCGGAG includes:
- the LOC127076553 gene encoding disease resistance protein RPS6, with translation MVRQKSYGQFVLPVFYGVEPSVVRKQSGFLVEALKASARSVEFFNPKRKKENLLCKWKTALTEVANLIGWDSHSISEGKLVKQIAEDILTKLDVSLSITEFPIGFDSRVQTLTEIIDYQSSKVCMIGIWGMGGSSKTTTAKALYN